The following are encoded in a window of Struthio camelus isolate bStrCam1 chromosome Z, bStrCam1.hap1, whole genome shotgun sequence genomic DNA:
- the LOC138064859 gene encoding protein FAM240B-like: MSKQTSFKHHKTASYDAEELKSFWEKIIQEQTKQREGEESRLSKSALNKLRHEWTQRLERRAKQVQAHMKRQKEQMTLLSIEALPSTDKTVA; this comes from the exons ATGAGCAAGCAGACCAGCTTCAAACACCACAAGACAGCTAGCTACgatgcagaagagctgaagagctTCTGGGAAAAAATCATTCAAGAACAAACTAAGCAACGAGAAGGTGAAGAATCTAGATTAAGCAAAAGCGCCCTGAACAA ACTTCGCCATGAGTGGACTCAGAGGCTGGAAAGACGAGCAAAACAGGTCCAGGCACACATGAAAAGGCAGAAGGAACAGATGACACTGCTATCTATCGAGGCTCTTCCCTCAACAGATAAAACTGTTGCTTAA